The Bacteroidota bacterium genome includes a region encoding these proteins:
- a CDS encoding M13 family metallopeptidase, which yields MKKTQISMLFLAMVVFAACKSSKTGEENNYSAIDSSMLDSTIRPGDDFYAFINSKWISQNPIPADKASYGSFHTLDDNSLKTLRLTMEQASTANAAKGTNTQKVGDFWKSGMDTVAIEKAGIDPIKPFLEQINAINNADDLIKMVAQMHKTYTFAMFSHWVGQDDKNSADVIMTMWQGGLGLPERDYYTKQDAKSKQNRVDYITHIKNVFVLMGVDEATALKNANTIMTIETQLAKASMDQVSMRDPNNIYHKMPVADLQALTPNINWNLYYSELKTPEFKTGVNLAQPEFYKALNGMFKSVKMEDWKTYLSYHFVDGASDYLSSAFVNEHFDFAGKKLNGIEQLKPRWKRVVENADFCLGEALGEEYVKTAFTPESKQRMLEMVDNIKAALGERINTLEWMTDSTKQAAQKKLSTFTVKIGYPDKWRDYSNLEIDNGPYVLNAMRGAEFESKRNFAKIGQPVDKTEWGMTPQTVNAYYNPSNNEIVFPAAILQPPFFDPKADDAINYGGIGAVIGHEITHGFDDQGRQYDAFGNLNMWWTASDNSKFEERAKVVIDQFNSYCPLDSICINGAYTLGENIADFGGITIAYQAYKKTKEFQAAKTIDGFTPQQRFFIGFGRIWAGSYRPDAMRTQLLTNVHSPGKWRVNGTLVNIPEWYEAFGVTEGDKMYLPVEQRAKIW from the coding sequence ATGAAGAAAACTCAAATTTCAATGCTTTTTCTTGCCATGGTGGTTTTTGCAGCTTGTAAAAGTTCCAAAACCGGTGAGGAAAATAATTACAGTGCCATCGATAGCTCCATGCTGGACAGCACTATTCGTCCCGGCGACGATTTTTACGCTTTTATTAACAGTAAATGGATCTCTCAAAACCCGATCCCTGCTGATAAAGCTAGTTACGGTAGTTTTCATACTCTTGACGACAACAGTCTGAAAACACTTCGCCTTACCATGGAACAAGCATCCACTGCAAATGCTGCAAAAGGGACCAATACACAAAAAGTTGGTGATTTTTGGAAAAGTGGAATGGATACCGTTGCCATTGAAAAAGCAGGGATTGATCCTATTAAACCTTTTTTGGAGCAAATAAATGCGATCAATAATGCAGATGATCTTATCAAAATGGTAGCTCAAATGCATAAAACATACACCTTCGCAATGTTTTCCCATTGGGTAGGGCAGGATGATAAAAATTCTGCTGATGTTATCATGACCATGTGGCAAGGCGGCTTAGGATTACCTGAACGCGATTACTACACAAAACAGGATGCAAAAAGCAAACAGAATAGAGTTGATTATATCACGCATATTAAAAATGTATTTGTTTTAATGGGGGTGGATGAAGCCACTGCACTTAAAAATGCAAATACGATTATGACCATAGAAACACAATTGGCAAAAGCGAGTATGGATCAGGTTTCCATGCGCGATCCAAACAATATATATCATAAAATGCCGGTTGCTGATCTTCAGGCACTTACTCCAAATATCAATTGGAATTTATACTACAGTGAATTAAAAACTCCGGAATTTAAAACAGGAGTTAATCTAGCTCAACCTGAATTTTACAAAGCATTAAATGGTATGTTCAAAAGTGTTAAAATGGAAGATTGGAAAACTTACCTTTCTTATCATTTTGTTGATGGCGCTTCTGATTATCTGAGCAGCGCATTTGTAAATGAACATTTCGATTTTGCTGGAAAAAAACTTAATGGAATTGAGCAATTGAAACCGCGTTGGAAAAGAGTAGTGGAAAACGCAGATTTTTGTTTAGGAGAAGCACTTGGTGAAGAATATGTTAAAACTGCATTCACACCCGAAAGCAAACAACGTATGCTTGAAATGGTGGATAATATTAAAGCTGCCTTAGGCGAACGTATCAATACACTTGAATGGATGACAGATAGCACCAAACAGGCTGCACAAAAAAAATTAAGCACCTTTACGGTTAAGATCGGTTATCCTGATAAATGGAGAGATTATTCCAATCTCGAAATTGACAATGGTCCATACGTACTTAATGCTATGCGCGGTGCGGAATTTGAATCAAAACGCAATTTCGCGAAAATTGGTCAACCGGTGGATAAAACGGAGTGGGGCATGACACCACAAACGGTAAATGCATACTACAATCCTTCCAATAATGAGATCGTTTTTCCTGCTGCAATTTTACAACCACCGTTTTTTGATCCTAAAGCAGACGATGCAATAAATTATGGTGGAATTGGTGCCGTAATCGGTCACGAAATTACCCATGGATTCGACGATCAAGGTCGCCAATATGATGCTTTCGGCAATTTAAATATGTGGTGGACAGCTTCCGATAATTCTAAATTTGAAGAACGTGCCAAGGTGGTAATAGATCAATTTAACAGCTATTGCCCATTGGATAGTATCTGTATAAATGGAGCATATACTTTGGGAGAAAATATTGCCGATTTTGGTGGAATTACTATTGCTTATCAGGCATACAAAAAGACAAAAGAATTTCAGGCTGCAAAAACAATTGATGGATTTACACCTCAACAACGTTTTTTCATTGGCTTTGGTAGAATATGGGCCGGTTCTTATCGCCCAGACGCAATGCGCACTCAATTATTAACTAATGTGCATAGTCCCGGCAAATGGAGAGTAAATGGCACCCTGGTAAATATTCCTGAGTGGTATGAAGCTTTTGGTGTAACTGAAGGGGATAAAATGTATCTTCCTGTTGAGCAGAGAGCTAAGATCTGGTAA
- the glgB gene encoding 1,4-alpha-glucan branching protein GlgB, whose translation MQELVRYNFSLFTEYDIHLFREGKHSKLWEKFGAHIIDDEKNAGVYFALWAPNATKVHVAGTFNNWNKSSHPLKVRDDGSGIWEGVLLNVLAGDLYKYFITTKSAVILEKADPFAFRTEAPPDTASVVWDNTYTWQDARWTVKQKPFEFNKPMSVYEVHLGSWGRPADESKQFFSYRDLAETLVPYVKDMGFTHVEFMPVNEHPFYGSWGYQTTSYFAPTSRYGTPQDLMYLIECFHKSNIGVLLDWVPSHFPDDGHGLIFFDGTHLYEHEDRRKGFHPDWNSYIFNYGRHEVKSFLLSSAMYWLHVFHVDGLRVDAVASMLYLDYSRKEGEWLPNVYGGNENLEAIQFLKELNETVYKEIPSAITIAEESTAWPKVSKPTYDGGLGFGMKWMMGWMHDTLNYFKEEPYYRKHHQNKLTFSMWYAFSENYMLCLSHDEVVHLKKSLINKMPGDHWHKFANLRLMYGYMFTHSFPKLLFMGAEFAQTKEWNHDQSLDWHLLELPEHKGMQQWLKDLNDIYVNEKSMHENDYNQEGFEWLDISKTDDCVLIWKRQGKKANDHLIVVGNFDQQTFVDYAIPVKQRNHYIELLNSDAEKYFGSGILNSGPLKPYAVEVESDPETSEKQTKFELMITIPPLSIMVFKPVVKLRRSKAVGSKQ comes from the coding sequence ATGCAGGAATTGGTCAGATACAATTTTTCTCTTTTCACAGAGTATGATATTCATCTTTTCCGGGAAGGAAAACACAGCAAATTATGGGAAAAATTCGGGGCTCATATAATTGATGATGAAAAAAATGCGGGAGTATATTTTGCATTATGGGCTCCAAATGCAACAAAAGTGCATGTTGCCGGAACTTTTAATAATTGGAATAAAAGTTCACATCCCTTAAAAGTAAGAGATGACGGATCAGGGATCTGGGAAGGAGTTTTACTAAATGTTTTAGCAGGTGACCTTTATAAGTACTTTATTACTACAAAGTCAGCAGTCATATTAGAAAAAGCTGACCCATTTGCCTTTAGAACAGAAGCTCCGCCTGACACAGCTTCTGTGGTTTGGGATAATACTTACACCTGGCAGGATGCGAGGTGGACAGTTAAACAAAAACCTTTCGAATTCAATAAACCTATGAGTGTGTATGAGGTTCACCTTGGTTCCTGGGGGCGACCGGCTGATGAATCCAAACAATTTTTTTCTTACCGTGATCTTGCTGAAACGCTGGTTCCATACGTAAAAGATATGGGTTTCACGCATGTTGAATTCATGCCGGTGAACGAACACCCTTTTTATGGCTCCTGGGGATATCAAACAACCTCTTATTTTGCACCTACTTCCCGATATGGCACTCCGCAAGATCTGATGTATCTTATTGAATGTTTTCACAAATCAAATATTGGTGTTTTACTCGATTGGGTTCCATCGCATTTTCCGGATGATGGTCATGGATTAATATTTTTTGATGGCACACATCTTTATGAACATGAGGATAGGAGAAAGGGATTTCATCCTGACTGGAATTCCTATATTTTTAATTATGGCCGACATGAGGTGAAAAGTTTCCTGCTAAGTTCAGCTATGTATTGGTTACATGTTTTTCATGTTGACGGTCTTCGTGTAGATGCCGTGGCAAGTATGTTGTACCTTGATTATTCGCGAAAGGAAGGGGAGTGGTTGCCAAATGTGTATGGAGGTAATGAAAATCTGGAGGCAATTCAGTTTTTGAAGGAATTAAATGAAACAGTTTATAAAGAAATACCATCCGCAATCACAATAGCGGAGGAATCCACGGCATGGCCTAAGGTATCTAAACCTACTTATGATGGTGGTCTTGGTTTTGGAATGAAATGGATGATGGGCTGGATGCACGACACGCTGAATTATTTCAAGGAAGAACCTTATTATCGAAAACATCATCAGAATAAACTCACATTTAGCATGTGGTATGCTTTCAGCGAAAATTATATGCTCTGTTTATCGCATGATGAAGTTGTACATCTTAAAAAATCACTTATCAATAAAATGCCCGGTGATCATTGGCATAAATTCGCAAATCTGCGATTGATGTACGGATATATGTTCACACATTCTTTCCCAAAATTACTTTTTATGGGTGCCGAATTTGCACAGACAAAAGAATGGAACCACGACCAAAGTCTCGACTGGCATTTGTTGGAATTACCCGAACACAAAGGCATGCAGCAATGGTTGAAAGATCTTAATGATATTTATGTGAATGAAAAAAGCATGCATGAAAATGATTATAATCAGGAAGGATTTGAATGGCTCGATATTTCCAAAACCGACGATTGTGTTTTGATCTGGAAACGCCAGGGAAAAAAGGCAAATGATCATTTAATAGTGGTAGGAAATTTCGACCAGCAAACTTTTGTAGATTATGCAATTCCCGTAAAACAGCGAAATCATTATATCGAATTACTAAATTCTGATGCAGAAAAATATTTTGGTTCCGGAATTCTAAACAGCGGACCCCTAAAACCCTATGCCGTTGAAGTAGAATCCGACCCGGAAACCTCTGAAAAACAAACCAAATTCGAGCTGATGATCACAATTCCTCCTCTTTCCATTATGGTTTTTAAACCGGTGGTGAAGTTGAGAAGGAGTAAGGCAGTGGGCAGTAAACAGTAA